Proteins encoded by one window of Cystobacter ferrugineus:
- a CDS encoding type VI immunity family protein, protein MLREGLLLCFFMKRPHEELSRAITAALDLYREAIEPGQLGWYVNMGGDVDPVEHKGWAGAIQALNDERWARVREELRAPTGCLIQLQEQSNEAGGFRFEYLGRERDDINLPGFVSTVSFWLPTEYLEAHGPSHVKELAKALARKLPLDSGYANLAFNYLVEADFVTRFIREHCMEYPGMDIPHVDISRSLGSKVKGAYWLNFYGQPLLEQLGGSEHLQTRLEQPDISTEELGAGKMLVSLGEWPEMGESRGYRLLARELKPLLHEEQPGWFGFSRDQLQRWQRRYLD, encoded by the coding sequence GTGCTGCGAGAGGGTCTCCTGCTCTGCTTCTTCATGAAGCGTCCCCACGAGGAACTATCACGGGCCATCACGGCGGCCCTGGACCTCTACCGCGAGGCGATAGAGCCCGGGCAGCTCGGCTGGTACGTGAACATGGGCGGAGACGTCGACCCGGTGGAACACAAGGGTTGGGCAGGAGCCATTCAAGCCCTGAACGACGAACGTTGGGCGCGCGTCCGCGAGGAGTTGCGTGCCCCCACTGGCTGCCTCATTCAATTGCAAGAACAGTCCAATGAGGCAGGAGGCTTTCGCTTCGAATACCTCGGCCGGGAGCGCGACGACATCAACCTCCCGGGATTCGTGAGCACGGTCTCCTTCTGGCTTCCCACTGAGTACCTGGAAGCACACGGACCCTCCCACGTGAAGGAACTGGCCAAGGCGCTCGCTCGTAAACTCCCCCTCGATTCGGGCTACGCCAACCTCGCCTTCAACTACCTCGTGGAAGCGGACTTCGTCACCCGGTTCATCCGAGAGCACTGTATGGAATACCCAGGAATGGATATCCCCCATGTGGACATCTCCAGGTCCCTGGGGTCGAAGGTGAAGGGAGCCTATTGGCTGAACTTCTACGGACAGCCTCTGCTCGAACAGCTCGGTGGAAGCGAACACCTCCAAACTCGACTGGAGCAGCCCGACATCTCCACTGAGGAGTTGGGCGCGGGGAAGATGCTGGTGTCGTTGGGAGAATGGCCAGAAATGGGCGAGTCACGGGGGTATCGTCTCCTGGCTCGGGAGCTGAAACCCCTCCTGCATGAGGAACAACCCGGTTGGTTCGGGTTCTCGCGAGACCAACTCCAGCGCTGGCAACGCCGGTACCTCGATTGA